The following proteins come from a genomic window of Enterococcus gilvus ATCC BAA-350:
- a CDS encoding ROK family protein produces MFGSIEAGGTKFVCAVATDDLEIVKRDSFPTTKPEETMKAVLEFFSPYRETLKGIGIGSFGPIDIQHESPTYGYITSTPKLDWQQFDFVGKVKKAFPIPVAWTTDVNAAAYGESVLGNGKGRSSIVYYTIGTGIGGGALQYGRFIEGFSHPEMGHMLVNRHPADTYEGNCPFHKNCLEGMASGPAIEKRAGKKGQDLSEEDAQWELEAYYLAQCAYNTTLMLSPDVIIFGGGVMKQRQVLEKMKAAFKELLKDYVEVPELDQYLVLPKLGDNAGTYGCLALAKEQQLHS; encoded by the coding sequence ATGTTTGGAAGTATCGAAGCAGGAGGAACGAAATTTGTCTGTGCGGTAGCAACGGATGACTTAGAGATCGTGAAGCGGGACAGCTTCCCCACCACGAAGCCTGAAGAAACCATGAAAGCTGTCCTCGAATTTTTTTCGCCATATAGAGAAACGCTGAAAGGAATAGGCATCGGTTCATTCGGTCCCATTGATATTCAGCACGAATCGCCAACCTATGGCTACATCACTTCTACACCAAAATTGGACTGGCAGCAGTTTGACTTTGTGGGAAAAGTGAAGAAGGCTTTTCCTATACCAGTTGCTTGGACCACGGACGTGAATGCAGCCGCCTATGGAGAATCTGTTTTAGGGAATGGCAAGGGACGGTCGAGCATCGTTTATTATACGATCGGAACCGGCATCGGGGGCGGCGCACTGCAATACGGACGCTTTATCGAAGGATTCAGCCATCCAGAAATGGGGCATATGCTGGTGAATCGACATCCAGCGGACACATACGAGGGAAATTGTCCGTTCCATAAAAATTGCTTAGAGGGTATGGCTTCCGGTCCAGCGATCGAAAAAAGAGCTGGGAAAAAGGGGCAAGACTTGAGTGAAGAAGATGCGCAATGGGAGCTGGAAGCCTATTACCTTGCGCAATGTGCCTACAATACGACACTAATGCTTTCACCTGATGTCATTATTTTTGGTGGAGGTGTCATGAAGCAACGCCAAGTGTTAGAGAAAATGAAGGCAGCCTTCAAAGAATTGTTGAAGGATTATGTGGAGGTACCAGAACTCGATCAATACCTTGTGCTTCCGAAATTAGGAGACAACGCGGGAACATACGGGTGTCTGGCATTAGCAAAAGAACAGCAGCTGCATTCTTAA
- a CDS encoding glycoside hydrolase family 32 protein, producing MENKANQYIETNRALAVKSSQQPILHFTPSLGWMNDPNGLIFFKGEYHLFYQYHPYQTKWHQMYWGHAVSHDLITWQELPIALAPSEVYEDSPEGGCFSGTAIEHEGTLYLFYTAVAKNAAGQLVQKQCVAMSEDGRHFSKYENNPILQNDSLGKKNPHFRDPKVWQKDHTFYMLVGVSQDNVGKLILYRSENLIEWTLMGVAFEEPNAWMLECPDFYELDGKDVLTFSPVGIKGEYSSYLIGRLDYEKGRFQVESRGILDYGVDFYAPQTYLTPEGERYVIGWQNGWEWMDEWNGFGELTENSWCGAMSIPRKVIRKDDRLHALLPKEIAQLKAAETVIYDTQTDGYQKSFSTIQKPTLIELSLETGETPITLMFKDKRTGQTDTFTIEKHLGYHSEGNPLGRKDITLPLSSRSKTLKILLDLYAIEVFDEDEGTVLSVNSFFKGTLARDFSFSCSEKGRLKQVVVTELNVKQMIKRSVKG from the coding sequence ATGGAGAACAAAGCAAATCAATATATCGAAACAAATAGAGCGTTGGCCGTAAAAAGCTCCCAACAGCCTATCCTTCACTTTACACCGTCGTTAGGATGGATGAATGATCCAAATGGACTGATCTTCTTCAAAGGAGAATATCATCTGTTTTATCAATACCACCCCTACCAAACAAAATGGCATCAAATGTATTGGGGCCACGCGGTAAGCCACGATCTAATCACTTGGCAGGAGCTGCCGATCGCTTTGGCACCTTCTGAGGTATACGAAGATAGCCCGGAAGGCGGGTGCTTTTCGGGAACAGCGATAGAACACGAAGGCACGCTTTATCTATTCTATACAGCCGTCGCGAAAAATGCGGCAGGGCAACTGGTCCAAAAGCAATGCGTCGCAATGAGCGAAGACGGCCGGCATTTTTCAAAATACGAAAACAACCCCATCCTTCAAAACGATTCTCTCGGAAAGAAGAATCCTCATTTTAGAGATCCTAAAGTGTGGCAAAAAGATCATACCTTCTACATGCTTGTCGGTGTTAGTCAAGACAACGTTGGGAAGTTGATTCTCTACCGATCAGAGAATCTTATAGAGTGGACACTGATGGGTGTCGCCTTTGAAGAACCCAATGCGTGGATGCTGGAATGTCCAGATTTTTACGAATTAGATGGCAAGGACGTATTGACCTTTTCACCAGTAGGAATAAAAGGCGAATATTCGAGTTATCTGATTGGTCGCCTGGATTACGAGAAGGGGCGATTCCAAGTAGAATCGAGGGGCATTCTTGATTATGGCGTTGATTTTTATGCGCCTCAGACCTATCTAACACCAGAGGGGGAACGGTATGTTATCGGCTGGCAAAACGGTTGGGAATGGATGGATGAGTGGAACGGCTTCGGTGAATTAACAGAAAATAGCTGGTGTGGTGCGATGAGCATACCAAGAAAAGTCATACGAAAAGACGATCGGCTGCACGCTTTATTACCAAAGGAAATCGCGCAATTGAAAGCGGCAGAGACGGTCATTTATGATACACAAACCGATGGATACCAAAAGTCCTTTTCCACGATTCAAAAGCCTACGCTCATCGAATTGTCGCTGGAAACAGGAGAAACACCGATCACGCTGATGTTTAAGGATAAACGAACAGGACAGACAGACACGTTCACCATTGAGAAACACCTAGGTTACCATTCTGAGGGTAATCCTTTGGGAAGAAAGGATATCACGCTGCCGCTTTCCAGTAGAAGTAAGACCCTCAAGATTCTGCTGGATCTATATGCTATAGAAGTCTTTGATGAGGACGAAGGAACGGTATTAAGCGTGAATAGCTTTTTCAAAGGCACGCTCGCTCGCGATTTTTCCTTCAGCTGCAGCGAAAAAGGGCGGCTCAAACAGGTGGTAGTAACAGAACTGAATGTAAAACAAATGATCAAGAGATCTGTGAAGGGGTAG
- a CDS encoding 6-phospho-alpha-glucosidase produces MKLEKQSVVIAGGGSTYTAGIVMMLIENQEKFPLRQLKFYDNDEERQSIVAKACEVIVKERAPEIDFLATTDPKEAFTDVDFVMAHIRVGGLSMREKDEKIPLKYGVVGQETCGPGGMAYGMRSIPGVVELIDYMETYSPNAWMLNYSNPAEIVAEATRRMRPNAKIINICDMPVAIKKSIAEIVGLENESDIVDRYYGLNHFGWWTEMTDKQGNDLMPKLKEHLVNYGYAAAGGEENPLLEESSWMDTFQKAKDVYAVDPTTVPNTYLKYYLYPDYVVAYADPNYTRANEVMDNREKNVFAECERIAAAQTAEDTTIEAGEHAEFIVQLAGALAYNTYERMLLIVKNEGAIANLDDDAMVEVPCLVSKRGYEPLSMGKIPHFQKGMIEQQVAVEKLVVDAFEEHSYQKLWQAMTLSKTVPSASVAKQILDEMIEANGEWWPKLT; encoded by the coding sequence ATGAAGTTAGAAAAACAGTCCGTTGTCATTGCAGGCGGAGGAAGCACTTATACCGCGGGCATCGTCATGATGCTGATTGAAAATCAGGAGAAATTCCCTTTGCGTCAATTAAAATTTTATGACAATGACGAAGAACGTCAAAGTATCGTCGCCAAAGCGTGTGAAGTGATCGTGAAGGAACGTGCGCCTGAAATCGATTTTTTAGCCACAACTGATCCAAAAGAAGCCTTTACCGATGTTGATTTTGTCATGGCGCATATTCGCGTGGGTGGATTGTCTATGCGAGAAAAAGATGAAAAAATACCACTAAAATATGGGGTCGTCGGTCAAGAAACCTGCGGACCGGGCGGGATGGCCTATGGCATGCGGTCGATTCCTGGCGTGGTGGAGCTGATCGATTATATGGAAACCTATTCACCGAATGCGTGGATGCTCAACTATTCCAATCCAGCAGAGATCGTAGCGGAAGCGACAAGACGAATGCGTCCAAACGCCAAAATCATCAATATTTGCGATATGCCCGTCGCCATCAAAAAATCCATTGCGGAAATCGTCGGTCTTGAGAACGAAAGTGACATCGTTGATCGTTATTATGGCTTGAATCATTTCGGCTGGTGGACTGAGATGACAGACAAACAAGGCAATGATCTCATGCCAAAATTAAAAGAGCACCTAGTAAATTACGGATATGCGGCAGCCGGTGGTGAAGAGAATCCTTTATTGGAAGAAAGTAGTTGGATGGACACCTTCCAAAAAGCCAAAGATGTCTACGCTGTCGATCCGACGACGGTACCCAACACGTATCTAAAATATTACTTATACCCCGATTATGTCGTCGCTTACGCCGATCCAAACTACACACGAGCCAACGAAGTCATGGATAATCGTGAGAAAAATGTCTTTGCGGAGTGTGAACGGATCGCTGCTGCTCAAACAGCAGAGGACACGACCATTGAAGCTGGAGAACACGCTGAATTCATCGTGCAATTAGCAGGCGCACTTGCCTACAATACCTATGAACGAATGCTTTTAATCGTTAAAAATGAAGGTGCGATCGCGAATTTGGACGATGACGCGATGGTTGAAGTCCCATGTCTCGTAAGCAAGCGCGGTTATGAACCGTTATCCATGGGGAAAATCCCGCATTTCCAAAAAGGGATGATCGAGCAGCAGGTCGCAGTCGAAAAATTAGTGGTAGATGCCTTTGAGGAACATTCATATCAAAAATTATGGCAAGCCATGACACTATCCAAAACTGTTCCTTCAGCCTCGGTAGCTAAACAAATTTTAGATGAGATGATCGAAGCAAATGGCGAATGGTGGCCAAAATTAACATAA
- a CDS encoding PTS sugar transporter subunit IIA yields MFWKKEKIDAPISGQFLALSEVEDDVFSSEMMGQGFAIEPTTETIVAPANGEVISANTDMRHAIGLRLKNGCEALIHVGIDTVSLKNQGFSVFVKEGQTIKKGEPLLKFDGQVIKDAGLKDTVIFIVTDANGRSLEIPTDLKKVEAGKTTVLLFK; encoded by the coding sequence ATGTTTTGGAAAAAAGAAAAAATAGATGCCCCGATTAGCGGACAGTTTCTGGCGTTGAGTGAGGTCGAAGACGATGTATTTTCCAGTGAGATGATGGGTCAAGGATTTGCTATTGAGCCGACCACTGAGACAATCGTCGCCCCTGCTAACGGAGAGGTGATCAGTGCGAATACGGACATGCGTCATGCGATAGGGCTGCGTTTGAAAAATGGGTGCGAAGCCTTGATCCATGTTGGAATCGACACCGTATCCTTAAAAAATCAAGGCTTTTCTGTTTTTGTGAAGGAAGGTCAAACGATCAAGAAAGGGGAGCCGCTGCTCAAGTTTGATGGTCAGGTCATTAAGGATGCTGGATTGAAAGATACGGTGATTTTCATTGTAACAGATGCCAACGGGCGATCGTTGGAGATACCGACAGACTTGAAGAAAGTAGAGGCTGGGAAGACAACCGTGCTGCTCTTCAAATAG
- a CDS encoding histidine phosphatase family protein, translating into METGVKQAYLLKKKLAKLESSIPVYTGSLKQTIETAELSFPNHPKIHLPKLDEKDFGLWEGLRADQINQRYPF; encoded by the coding sequence ATTGAAACAGGCGTAAAACAAGCTTATTTGCTGAAGAAAAAGCTTGCGAAGTTGGAGAGTTCCATACCTGTTTATACAGGTAGCTTAAAGCAAACGATCGAGACTGCGGAATTGAGCTTTCCAAACCACCCAAAAATCCATTTGCCGAAGTTGGATGAAAAAGATTTTGGCTTATGGGAAGGCCTACGTGCAGACCAAATAAACCAAAGGTATCCTTTCTAA
- a CDS encoding PTS transporter subunit EIIC: MKSKFSQTMQDFSRAVIVPVKFMAVMGLFLAVSVILQLEFMPSVLQTFGGLIKTMMDSMLNNLALIFCVGISASLAKKKKVEAALISLIAFLFFLAANNAWLTLTNQLAEAGEMGLFGTGQAVVLGFQVVDMNVFLGMLVGCLVAFIHNRFSEKEFVDFLSIYGGSRLSFMILIPVILGTAIGMSYLWPVVNGWISSLSGFILTTGLLGVFIYSFGNRFLIPTGLHHLLWMPFCFTALGGTAEIGGQVYNGAANIFYAEMANAGSITSLDPSLRFATFGFVKIFGSIAVSLALIHCAQKHRKEEVKGMILPSMFVAAVAGITEPLDFSFLFASPLLWLVHSLLTAVSETILWGIGARTYMLYGLIDTVVSNSVFSPSVTKFYLVIIVGIIMSVVWYFVFVLLIKKLNIQTPGREADLSEAAVVVDGSEGEQTLSSSDDFEDVVAGLGGRENIESISNCFTRLRVTVKDEALVDSSRLEQISQQKGIVLNGTNVQVIIGMGVQSFKEDICERLGMNES; this comes from the coding sequence ATGAAAAGTAAATTTTCTCAGACGATGCAAGACTTTTCTAGAGCAGTGATCGTTCCAGTTAAATTCATGGCGGTAATGGGCTTGTTCTTGGCAGTATCTGTTATTTTACAATTAGAATTTATGCCAAGTGTACTGCAAACATTCGGTGGCCTCATAAAAACAATGATGGATAGTATGTTGAACAATCTCGCACTTATTTTTTGTGTAGGCATATCGGCTTCTTTAGCTAAAAAGAAAAAGGTCGAAGCGGCATTGATCTCATTGATCGCCTTTTTATTCTTTCTAGCTGCAAATAATGCTTGGCTGACGCTGACTAATCAACTGGCTGAGGCAGGGGAGATGGGCTTGTTTGGAACAGGTCAAGCAGTCGTCTTAGGGTTTCAAGTGGTAGATATGAATGTCTTTTTAGGAATGTTGGTTGGCTGTCTCGTGGCATTTATCCATAATCGTTTTTCTGAGAAAGAGTTTGTCGATTTCTTGAGTATTTATGGCGGCTCGCGGCTCTCCTTCATGATTCTCATTCCAGTCATTTTAGGAACAGCAATTGGGATGAGCTACCTATGGCCAGTCGTGAATGGCTGGATCTCTTCATTATCAGGCTTTATCTTGACGACGGGGTTATTGGGCGTGTTCATCTACTCATTCGGAAATCGCTTCTTGATACCGACAGGACTACATCATTTGTTGTGGATGCCTTTTTGCTTCACTGCTTTAGGCGGGACCGCGGAGATTGGCGGTCAAGTCTACAATGGAGCAGCGAATATTTTCTACGCTGAAATGGCCAATGCCGGATCGATCACTAGCTTGGACCCGTCCTTGCGCTTTGCCACTTTCGGATTTGTGAAAATCTTTGGCTCGATCGCGGTTTCTCTCGCCTTGATCCACTGTGCTCAAAAGCATCGCAAGGAAGAGGTGAAGGGAATGATTCTGCCTTCGATGTTCGTTGCTGCGGTGGCGGGGATCACAGAACCATTAGATTTTTCCTTTTTGTTTGCATCGCCATTGTTGTGGCTTGTTCACAGTCTGTTAACGGCCGTTTCAGAGACGATCCTTTGGGGTATCGGCGCCAGAACCTACATGCTGTATGGCTTGATCGATACGGTCGTATCCAACTCGGTCTTCAGTCCCTCTGTGACGAAGTTTTATTTAGTCATCATCGTCGGTATCATAATGTCTGTGGTTTGGTATTTCGTTTTTGTATTATTGATCAAAAAATTGAATATTCAAACACCGGGTCGGGAAGCTGATCTGTCAGAAGCGGCTGTTGTAGTGGATGGATCAGAAGGGGAACAGACTCTTAGCAGTAGTGATGATTTTGAGGACGTTGTCGCCGGCTTAGGCGGAAGAGAGAACATTGAAAGTATTTCTAATTGTTTTACTCGGTTACGTGTGACCGTGAAGGATGAAGCGTTGGTGGATTCCTCTCGATTAGAACAAATCTCCCAGCAGAAGGGCATTGTATTGAATGGTACCAATGTTCAAGTCATCATCGGCATGGGCGTACAGAGCTTTAAAGAAGACATCTGTGAACGGTTAGGGATGAATGAATCTTAA
- a CDS encoding carbohydrate ABC transporter permease, whose product MKEKAIKYLFILLLIVFLIIQIYPVIWLFIASLKDSVELSTTPFSLPKAVTFENYKNVLGDGVIGGYMWNSLKITMISLVLILVLSATIGFALSKFRYKHSKKIYSFFMFGIMVPVQITLIPLFIFYSKIGILNTSMAMVLPQVGFALPLSVMMFVNFYSFVPDELIEAGIVDGCSPYRVFLQIVAPLARNTMITIASMYSILIWNDFIFANTFISDSSAKTITMGLKDYVGAFGNVDWGATYAAISIAILPPILIYFSLNKWVTSGMTAGATKG is encoded by the coding sequence ATGAAAGAGAAGGCAATAAAGTACTTGTTTATCCTTTTATTGATCGTCTTTTTGATCATACAGATCTACCCTGTGATCTGGCTGTTCATTGCAAGTTTGAAAGACTCCGTAGAACTATCGACGACGCCATTCTCATTGCCGAAAGCTGTGACATTTGAGAATTATAAAAATGTGCTGGGAGACGGTGTCATAGGCGGTTATATGTGGAACAGTTTGAAGATCACCATGATCTCGCTGGTGCTGATCCTCGTATTAAGTGCAACGATCGGCTTTGCGTTATCAAAATTTCGCTATAAACACAGCAAAAAGATCTATTCATTTTTCATGTTCGGCATCATGGTGCCTGTCCAAATCACACTGATTCCATTGTTCATTTTTTATAGCAAAATCGGGATCTTAAATACCAGTATGGCGATGGTCCTGCCGCAAGTCGGCTTTGCATTGCCGCTCTCTGTCATGATGTTTGTCAATTTCTACAGTTTTGTTCCTGATGAACTGATTGAGGCCGGGATCGTAGACGGCTGTTCACCGTATCGGGTCTTTTTACAAATCGTCGCACCGTTGGCGAGAAATACGATGATCACGATCGCTTCAATGTACAGTATTTTGATCTGGAACGACTTCATATTTGCCAATACATTTATCAGCGATTCTTCTGCCAAAACCATCACCATGGGCTTAAAGGATTACGTGGGCGCGTTTGGAAATGTGGATTGGGGCGCGACCTACGCGGCGATATCGATCGCCATTTTGCCACCAATCTTGATTTACTTCTCGCTGAATAAATGGGTGACTTCGGGCATGACTGCTGGCGCGACGAAAGGATAG
- a CDS encoding ABC transporter ATP-binding protein yields MTELSLKHIHKKYDNAKTYSVTDFDLEIKDKEFIVFVGPSGCGKSTTLRMIAGLEDISEGDFTIDGQRMNDVAPKDRDIAMVFQNYALYPHMTVFDNMAFGLKLRKYDKSEIAKRVENAAEILGLSDYLYRKPAALSGGQRQRVALGRAIVRDARVFLMDEPLSNLDAKLRVSMRAEIAKLHQRLETTTIYVTHDQTEAMTMADRIVIMKDGVIQQVGSPQEVYNTPVNVFVAGFIGSPAMNFFHVTLKDGVLTNHHGLKLRIPEGKNKVLKEKGYEGKKVIFGIRPEDIHGEQIALDTAPQSTVRAQVVVSELLGAETMLYSVIGDTEFVAKVDARNFHEPGTSVDLAFDLNKGNFFDKETEAVIKLP; encoded by the coding sequence ATGACAGAACTAAGTTTAAAACATATTCATAAGAAATACGACAATGCAAAAACGTATTCAGTGACTGATTTTGATTTAGAGATCAAGGACAAAGAATTTATTGTATTTGTTGGTCCATCAGGCTGCGGAAAATCCACGACCTTGCGCATGATCGCCGGGTTAGAAGATATCTCGGAGGGAGATTTTACGATTGATGGTCAGCGGATGAATGATGTAGCTCCCAAAGACCGAGACATCGCCATGGTTTTTCAGAATTATGCGCTGTACCCACATATGACCGTTTTTGATAACATGGCGTTTGGCTTAAAGCTTCGTAAATACGATAAAAGTGAAATCGCGAAACGAGTCGAAAACGCCGCCGAAATATTAGGGCTTTCAGACTATTTGTATCGAAAACCAGCGGCGCTATCTGGTGGACAAAGACAGCGTGTTGCTCTTGGAAGAGCGATCGTCCGTGACGCACGAGTCTTTTTGATGGATGAGCCATTATCGAATTTGGATGCTAAGTTGAGAGTTTCGATGCGTGCCGAGATCGCCAAATTGCATCAACGGTTAGAGACGACAACGATTTACGTGACCCATGACCAGACCGAAGCAATGACCATGGCCGACCGAATCGTCATCATGAAAGACGGCGTGATCCAGCAAGTCGGCTCGCCGCAAGAAGTCTATAACACGCCCGTGAATGTTTTCGTGGCAGGATTTATTGGTTCGCCAGCAATGAATTTTTTTCACGTAACATTGAAAGATGGGGTGCTGACGAATCATCATGGCTTAAAGCTGCGGATACCTGAAGGGAAGAATAAAGTATTAAAAGAAAAAGGCTATGAAGGAAAAAAAGTGATATTTGGGATTCGTCCAGAAGACATCCATGGCGAACAAATCGCTCTTGATACTGCCCCTCAATCAACCGTCCGTGCGCAAGTGGTCGTTTCAGAGCTGCTAGGGGCAGAAACGATGCTTTATTCCGTCATCGGTGACACCGAGTTTGTGGCAAAAGTGGATGCGAGAAATTTCCATGAACCGGGAACCTCTGTCGATTTAGCCTTTGATCTAAACAAAGGAAATTTCTTCGATAAAGAAACCGAAGCAGTCATCAAACTGCCATAA
- a CDS encoding MurR/RpiR family transcriptional regulator: MLFSDIVNQHYDNLNDGDLQMVKWINANLNEVPAMGTNEFAKICHSSKSSVIRFTQKLGFTGFSELRNFLKWQSNPNDAAKEGLFKNRIFADAKRTITYLEDNNWETIYRSLERSRNVYLLGTGVTQQNQAAELQRLLLLIGKPAQMIPASSQSNEFKRIMENINEEDLIFVLSLSGENQHLLNVLNVLSTHRATIVSITNMQNNVLSGRSDHSLYASSSRSPNPNDWWLQTASSFFLVIEAFAFGYMDYCRRASD; the protein is encoded by the coding sequence ATGCTTTTTTCTGATATTGTCAATCAACATTACGATAACTTAAACGACGGGGACCTTCAGATGGTCAAATGGATCAATGCCAATCTCAACGAAGTCCCCGCCATGGGAACCAATGAATTTGCGAAAATCTGCCACTCTTCAAAATCCTCCGTCATTCGTTTTACACAAAAATTGGGCTTTACAGGTTTCAGTGAACTACGAAATTTTTTAAAATGGCAAAGTAATCCAAACGATGCTGCGAAAGAAGGTCTTTTTAAAAATAGAATTTTTGCTGACGCAAAACGGACGATCACCTATCTCGAGGACAACAACTGGGAAACTATTTATCGTTCGCTAGAGCGTAGCCGAAACGTTTATTTATTAGGCACTGGCGTTACCCAGCAAAACCAAGCGGCAGAATTGCAGCGTCTCCTGCTGTTGATCGGAAAGCCAGCCCAAATGATCCCGGCCTCTTCACAATCCAACGAATTCAAACGGATCATGGAAAATATCAACGAAGAAGATTTGATCTTTGTACTGTCATTGTCCGGTGAAAATCAGCATCTTCTTAATGTACTGAATGTTCTCTCCACCCACCGAGCCACCATCGTCTCCATCACGAATATGCAGAACAATGTCTTGTCCGGCCGCTCCGATCACTCCTTGTACGCCTCAAGTAGTCGTAGTCCAAACCCCAACGATTGGTGGCTTCAGACCGCCTCTTCTTTCTTTCTAGTGATCGAAGCCTTTGCTTTTGGGTATATGGATTATTGTCGAAGGGCTAGTGATTGA